In Toxoplasma gondii ME49 chromosome X, whole genome shotgun sequence, a single genomic region encodes these proteins:
- a CDS encoding hypothetical protein (encoded by transcript TGME49_226270~Signal peptide predicted by SignalP 2.0 HMM (probability 0.727) with cleavage site probability 0.698 at residue 19~Predicted trans-membrane domain (TMHMM2.0):3-21:32-55:69-89:101-124:136-159:171-194:203-226), giving the protein MTLLHFFASSVCCFGPIYAVYKATEVSEQAGTLVLVALSSASYLCAQLLRSLVVASLAPATCHLYFVCETFTQILWGVMKIMGLYFVIHHRTALSFDADSRVLSIGLGWSFAHSLFTNLLPILSSARTVAFHWKFLYGALSANVSSVSLLTLTALVFLATRRKQPRAAATTPGILAAVLLLLPFVTSRIIVGGTPSTGPAESPAWWIQLVLHAAVSASVALFTWQLYRSRAAKGTSSQSASTSQQQGGGNGSTYPKRE; this is encoded by the exons ATGACgctcctccacttcttcgcCAGCAGCGTGTGCTGCTTCGGCCCGATCTACGCAGTATACAAAGCTACGGAAGT GTCAGAACAAGCCGGCACACTGGTGCTCGTTGCcctctcctccgcctcgtACCTCTGCGCTCAACTCCTGAGA AGCTTGGTTGTCGCGTCGTTGGCGCCAGCCACCTGTCACCTTTACTTCGTCTGCGAG ACTTTCACGCAGATCCTTTGGGGCGTCATGAAGATTATGGGTCTCTACTTTGTGATCCACCACAG AACGGCACTGTCCTTCGACGCGGATTCGCGCGTGCTGAGCATTGGTCTGGGTTGGTCCTTCGCTCATTCGCTCTTCACCAACCTGTTGCCGATCCTCTCAA GTGCACGGACCGTGGCGTTCCACTGGAAGTTCCTCTATGGTGCTTTGTCGGCAAATGTTTCCAGC GTTTCTCTGCTGACCTTGACAGcgctcgttttcctcgcgaCGCGGCGTAAGCAGCCGCGCGCAGCAGCCACCACACCAGGTATTCTGGCAGCAGtcctcctgctcctcccGTTTGTCACCAG cCGGATTATTGTCGGCGGCACCCCGTCTACCGGCCCTGCTGAAAGTCCAGCGTGGTGGATACAACTCGTGCTTCATGCAGCCGTCAGTGCTTCTGTTGCACTCTTTACGTGGCAGCTGTATCGCTCTCGTGCAGCTAAAGGCACAAGCTCCCAGTCTGCCTCCACTTCGCAACAGCAAGGAGGGGGAAATGGTTCCACGTATCCCAAGCGGGAGTGA
- a CDS encoding hypothetical protein (encoded by transcript TGME49_226260), whose protein sequence is MEGLTGSEAGYVGTVALVDRPNTDQALYLAVAGNGQTVKELVGCDSSTASTVTVAKQRQENGARGNDAQALAEGSLGLVERGSRDSEVKDKSPVDTWTEDGFSADSKALASQPSRALIDHTQQLCVRAEPFLEVCAATARWQAARLIAANLCSLATQPRPGKFDLPIILTGEYVDSDCQAAGTSANRLIQCCSFVCYVPLHDGRQIYIQFDKRLLRPTLCKRIRSAPIEDRGIASRRT, encoded by the coding sequence ATGGAGGGATTAACTGGAAGCGAAGCGGGCTATGTGGGTACGGTTGCGCTGGTTGACCGACCAAACACAGACCAGGCTTTGTATTTAGCAGTGGCGGGAAACGGACAGACAGTTAAGGAACTCGTTGGCTGCGACTCGTCAACGGCTTCGACAGTAACAGTAGCGAAGCAGCGTCAGGAGAACGGCGCTAGAGGTAATGACGCCCAGGCATTGGCCGAGGGTTCACTCGGTCTTGTGGAACGTGGGTCTAGGGACTCAGAGGTAAAGGATAAAAGTCCCGTTGACACCTGGACTGAGGACGGATTTTCCGCTGATAGCAAGGCTCTGGCGTCGCAACCGTCACGGGCTCTTATTGACCATACTCAGCAACTCTGCGTACGTGCCGAGCCTTTTCTCGAAGTGTGCGCTGCAACCGCAAGGTGGCAGGCAGCGAGACTCATCGCAGCCAATTTATGTTCCTTAGCCACACAGCCGAGGCCCGGAAAATTTGATTTGCCCATCATCCTTACGGGGGAGTACGTCGATTCCGACTGCCAGGCCGCCGGTACTTCGGCCAACAGATTGATACAGTGCTGTTCTTTTGTATGTTATGTACCATTGCATGACGGTAGACAGATCTATATCCAGTTTGACAAGCGCCTACTACGACCAACATTGTGCAAGCGTATCCGATCAGCCCCTATCGAGGATAGAGGGATAGCGTCGAGGCGCACGTAG